The Natronomonas salsuginis genomic sequence ACTCATCGGGCACTCCCCGGTGTAGTGGCACGGTCGAGTCGCGGTGTAGATGTTCCGCTGAATCGTCGTCGGCTCGCACCGCTTCCCGTGGCTCGACATCAACAGCGGCGTCCGTCCGTGTTCGTCCTCGCCGCCGGGGTGATTGAACCGGAAGTAGTCACGGAGGACCGCGGCGACTTTGTCGCTGATGCGAATGTCGCGCTCGCCTTTGCCCTTGTTCTTGAGCGGGGTCTCGGTCTCCGGACGGTGACGAACGCGGAGGTAGGGCCTGCTCCCGTCCTCAAAGTCGTCCGTGTCGAGCGCGTACAGGGAACTCCGGCGCATCCCGGTCTTCCAGAGGAGCAGGACGATGACGTGCCGGAGGGTCGCGTACTCGTGTTTGTCGAGGTAGTCGATGATTTGGGTCGCTTCGTCCTTCGTCAGGACGGCGTCGGCTACCTCCTCGGCGTCATCGGGTTTGGGGATGCGGACCATCATCCGCAGGTCTTTCGGAACGGCGTTGATGTGCTCGCAGAAGCGGACGAAGTCCTTCACGCAGGTCATGTCTGTCTTGAGCGTGATTGTCTTCACCTGCTCCTGTCGCCACTCCTTGAACTGCTGGATGTCGTCGCTGGTGAGGTTGTTGAGGTTCGTGAGGTCCTCATCTTCGAGCCAGCCGACGAACTTCCGCAGGGTCGTCTCGTAGTTCGAGAGCGTGGAGTCAGTCACGTCGTTGGCCTTGTCGTTCAGGTAGCGGTTCATTGCGTCACGCGGCGGTGTGGCGTTCATGGGTTGTCGTACCTCGGTTGCTGAACGCCGTCGCGCGTGTTCGTACTCGGGAATTGGCACCCCGCGAGTTTCTTCGTGCCCACACGGCGAAGCAAGCCGAGGCGGCCTGAGAGCCGCCGAGGGTTGCTCTGAGCCGTGTAGAGGCCCGGGGTTCAAATCCCCGCGAGTCCATTTCCTTCGTTCGCTTCGCTCACTCAGTCAATGAACTCGCCGACCTTCGCAAACCCTTCGGGTTTGCTCAGTCCCGGCGAGTCCGTTTTTAATCTATTCTTTCACACGGCGTGGCGAACCCCCGGCGAGTCCACTTATATACCTAAACCGCTGGAAAGCGGATTGGTATTTATCATCTAACTGCCAGAGATCTCATCACAATTCGTACACTATGATAACCACTAACGGCCGCAGCAATCAGTTCAAAACCAACCGCCAGCTGAGAAAATCCTCATATAGATAGTGCCCCCTGTTGAAATCATTAATCGGTGATATGTTTTTGCTGTCGTGCTGAATGTAGAGGTTCTGTGCAGCAAGGATTCGGCTGCTACGACCAACGGTATATCTGTCCGAGGCCCATACGCCTTGGTGTATGATCAACAGACGCCCCCAGAAAACATTCCTCGATAAATGAGCGGTGGCGACCAGTCTTCACCCCCGCAGAACTCGTCCGACAGCATCGAGGGTGAGTCTCCAAGATCATTCGCAGAACGATACTCACATCTCATGAGCCGATTCGTCCACGGGGTCGAGCTCGCTGCTGCAACCGTTTTTGCCCTGCTCTTTGCGATCGGAGTCATCGACCTCGTACTCCAGATACTCGAGTCCGTGAGATCAGGCACGATCACCGATCCGCTCGTCGTCATCAGCTTCATCGACACTGGGCTCCTCTTGTTGATCATCGTTGAGGTGTACCAAACGGTACTCGCGTACGTGGAACAGAACAACACCCGAAAAATCGTCCGGCTGGTCATTTACACCGGTGTCATAGCGATGGTTAGGAAAGCCATCATCTTCCGAACGGGGGAGTATGCCACGCTTGAGGACGCCCTGTTGGCCGCTGGATCCTACGCAGTGATTATCTTTTCGCTGGTTGCGTTGCTTTTTGTCGAGCGGATCTACGGGGACGACCCCTCCTGATGTCCGACGAATAACTCCGGTGGTGAGATGTACCCACGATAGCAGCCCCTGTCGAATATGGACCGCCGAAGGATCCGCCGTTCGCGTTCGGAGGCTCACGAACTCCACTGACTTCGCACTCAAAGCCGCGTACTACATACGCGCCCTCTATTCAGCACGCCATTCGTATCAACTGCTGAGGACTTCAACGGAGCCACGGTCTTCGCTATTGTTGTCGGCTTCCTCTTCGCGGCTCTCGCTATTGGTCGATTCTATACCGTTACAAAGCATCAATTACTCGAAAATAAAAGCAACATTTTGATGTAGTTGTTCGGTTCGCGTATCTGCTAGCAGATGTCTATTGGAAACGTTGTTGAGACAATAGGATTTCAACAGGCCACCCGAGTTTAAGCCATACGACCTGTGAGTTGCGTCCTGACCGGGATGCCGACGAGGCACCCTGACTGCCCGG encodes the following:
- a CDS encoding phosphate-starvation-inducible PsiE family protein; protein product: MSGGDQSSPPQNSSDSIEGESPRSFAERYSHLMSRFVHGVELAAATVFALLFAIGVIDLVLQILESVRSGTITDPLVVISFIDTGLLLLIIVEVYQTVLAYVEQNNTRKIVRLVIYTGVIAMVRKAIIFRTGEYATLEDALLAAGSYAVIIFSLVALLFVERIYGDDPS
- a CDS encoding tyrosine-type recombinase/integrase, yielding MNATPPRDAMNRYLNDKANDVTDSTLSNYETTLRKFVGWLEDEDLTNLNNLTSDDIQQFKEWRQEQVKTITLKTDMTCVKDFVRFCEHINAVPKDLRMMVRIPKPDDAEEVADAVLTKDEATQIIDYLDKHEYATLRHVIVLLLWKTGMRRSSLYALDTDDFEDGSRPYLRVRHRPETETPLKNKGKGERDIRISDKVAAVLRDYFRFNHPGGEDEHGRTPLLMSSHGKRCEPTTIQRNIYTATRPCHYTGECPMSRDLPECEATSYNTASKCPASVSPHALRRGYVTEALNAGQPKDVTADRVDMSRGVMDKHYDKATKNEQMERREDYLVDV